The proteins below are encoded in one region of Streptomyces sp. NBC_00490:
- a CDS encoding DLW-39 family protein, with protein sequence MKKLLLVALAAIGGLLVYRQIQADRAEQDLWTEATDSVPTGS encoded by the coding sequence GTGAAGAAGCTTCTCCTGGTCGCACTGGCCGCCATCGGCGGGCTCCTCGTGTACCGCCAGATCCAGGCGGATCGCGCCGAGCAGGATCTGTGGACGGAGGCGACCGACTCCGTGCCCACGGGTTCGTGA
- a CDS encoding SCO3933 family regulatory protein, translated as MPSFKIDTSTAVVFVATAPEPKVKNFQTGERAVNQEGQPMSTVGLLVSDEGEGNLLKVSVPENGYPEGLVPGMPVKVIGLKARDWDNVIKGEKRTGIAFSAVAITPLGA; from the coding sequence GTGCCGTCGTTCAAGATCGACACTTCGACTGCGGTGGTGTTTGTGGCGACTGCGCCCGAACCGAAGGTGAAGAACTTCCAGACCGGTGAGCGGGCCGTGAACCAGGAGGGTCAGCCCATGTCGACCGTGGGCCTGCTGGTCTCGGACGAGGGGGAGGGGAACCTTCTCAAGGTCTCGGTCCCGGAGAACGGTTACCCCGAGGGCCTCGTGCCGGGGATGCCGGTCAAGGTCATCGGCCTGAAGGCGCGTGACTGGGACAACGTGATCAAGGGTGAGAAGCGCACCGGTATCGCGTTCAGTGCGGTCGCGATCACCCCGCTGGGGGCCTGA
- a CDS encoding DUF6344 domain-containing protein produces MAQNKVMNLWTAIVTALLALCTTLGLITTTAAAAVPQTEPTRNSSTEAKTPAPSLWPWSATRALPPTMKQRIRAEAHGKTPSCRHRPPTDTEDAEGAEGATPPCDDSAAEPATPLQR; encoded by the coding sequence ATGGCCCAGAACAAGGTCATGAACCTGTGGACCGCCATCGTCACCGCCCTCCTGGCGCTGTGCACGACGCTCGGACTCATCACCACGACCGCCGCCGCGGCCGTACCGCAGACCGAGCCGACCCGCAACAGCAGCACCGAGGCCAAGACACCGGCGCCATCCCTCTGGCCCTGGTCCGCCACCAGGGCCCTGCCCCCCACGATGAAGCAGCGCATCCGAGCCGAGGCCCACGGCAAGACCCCCAGCTGCCGCCACCGCCCGCCCACGGACACGGAGGACGCCGAGGGGGCCGAGGGGGCCACGCCCCCCTGTGACGACTCGGCCGCAGAGCCGGCCACACCCCTCCAGCGCTGA
- a CDS encoding NUDIX hydrolase, translating to MLLYMSNSRPQNPSTPLHSVSVAGVVVREDGRVLVIRRADNGKWEPPGGVLERTEAIEDGVCREVYEETGIKVRVERLTGVYKNMTVGVVALVFRCQPEGGHEQLSDESTAVAWLTPDEAVAAMSEVYAVRITDALRDEAPHIRTHDGRKLTPLVGN from the coding sequence ATTCTCCTGTACATGAGTAACAGCCGCCCACAGAACCCGTCAACGCCGCTCCACTCGGTGTCCGTGGCGGGAGTCGTTGTGCGCGAGGACGGGCGTGTTTTGGTGATCCGTCGTGCCGACAACGGCAAGTGGGAGCCGCCCGGCGGGGTGCTTGAACGTACGGAAGCCATCGAAGATGGGGTCTGTCGCGAGGTGTACGAAGAGACCGGGATCAAGGTGCGCGTAGAGCGCTTGACCGGCGTCTACAAGAACATGACAGTCGGCGTTGTCGCCCTGGTATTCAGGTGTCAGCCCGAAGGCGGTCACGAACAGCTCTCGGACGAGTCGACCGCTGTTGCATGGCTCACCCCGGACGAGGCAGTAGCGGCGATGAGTGAGGTCTACGCGGTTCGCATCACGGACGCTTTGCGCGACGAGGCGCCGCACATCCGGACGCATGACGGCCGCAAGCTGACACCGCTGGTAGGCAACTGA
- a CDS encoding FtsK/SpoIIIE domain-containing protein, with product MADVATWFELGGAAAGAGGLGYAKYRAPRAYWSLVGLPATWGRFTFSYRSTMDVCGLTVQPSGLRAFMARNVARREVQPVAPKIRRVRPTSTGLRVTLRLPAGLEPADMIASTERLRHAWGVHAIRIVATKPGFVELRMTGYDVLRRVRMPRKAQPHDMVVPVALRDDGTAFERDYLKAPMALTLGANSSGKSMYQRNLIKGLAQLPVALVGMDCKRGVEQSVFAPRLSALATNPDDAASLADVLVAEMEDRFDLLNLHGVSDIWELPADLRPAPIVVLVDEIAELFLISRKEDEDRRTRIVTALIRLAQMARAVGIYLEICGQRFGSDLGKGATMLRAQLTGRVVHRVNDKETAEMGLKDVAPTAVPAACVIPANRPGTAVATDASGGWSRIRTPETSRDEVAATCRDFAHLVPDLPFLDAFRPHVLAPSATAASLVK from the coding sequence ATGGCCGACGTCGCTACCTGGTTCGAGCTGGGCGGCGCTGCGGCCGGTGCCGGTGGGCTCGGCTACGCGAAGTACCGCGCCCCTCGCGCGTACTGGTCGTTGGTCGGTCTGCCCGCCACGTGGGGCCGGTTCACGTTCTCCTACCGCTCGACGATGGACGTGTGTGGTCTGACGGTGCAGCCGTCCGGCCTGCGGGCGTTCATGGCTCGCAACGTGGCCCGTCGTGAGGTGCAGCCGGTCGCACCGAAGATCCGCCGGGTGCGGCCCACCTCGACGGGGCTGCGGGTGACGCTGCGGCTTCCGGCTGGTCTGGAGCCCGCCGACATGATCGCCTCGACGGAGCGTCTTCGGCACGCCTGGGGTGTCCACGCGATTCGGATCGTGGCGACCAAGCCGGGATTCGTCGAACTGCGGATGACCGGGTATGACGTGCTGCGTCGGGTGCGGATGCCGCGTAAGGCACAGCCTCACGACATGGTCGTGCCGGTCGCGCTGCGCGATGACGGGACCGCGTTCGAGCGGGACTACCTCAAAGCCCCGATGGCGCTCACCCTGGGGGCCAACTCCTCGGGCAAGTCCATGTATCAGCGCAACCTGATCAAGGGGCTGGCTCAACTGCCGGTCGCTTTGGTGGGGATGGACTGCAAGCGCGGGGTGGAACAGTCCGTGTTCGCTCCTCGCCTGTCAGCGCTGGCGACCAATCCGGATGATGCCGCCTCGCTGGCCGATGTGCTGGTCGCTGAGATGGAAGACCGTTTCGACCTGCTGAACCTGCACGGCGTCTCGGACATCTGGGAGCTTCCGGCGGACCTGCGGCCGGCACCGATTGTGGTGCTGGTCGACGAGATCGCAGAACTCTTCCTGATCTCCCGCAAAGAGGATGAGGACCGCCGCACCCGGATCGTCACCGCTTTGATCCGGCTGGCGCAGATGGCCCGTGCGGTCGGCATCTATCTGGAGATCTGCGGTCAGCGCTTCGGTTCCGACCTGGGCAAGGGCGCCACCATGCTCCGTGCTCAGCTCACGGGCCGGGTGGTGCACCGGGTCAACGACAAGGAAACCGCCGAGATGGGGCTGAAGGACGTGGCTCCGACTGCCGTGCCGGCCGCGTGCGTGATCCCCGCGAATCGACCCGGTACGGCCGTGGCTACCGATGCCTCCGGCGGTTGGAGCCGCATCCGCACCCCTGAGACCTCCCGCGATGAAGTCGCCGCCACCTGCCGGGACTTCGCTCACCTGGTGCCGGACCTGCCCTTCCTCGACGCCTTCCGGCCTCACGTCCTGGCACCGTCCGCCACCGCTGCGTCACTGGTCAAGTAG
- a CDS encoding DUF2637 domain-containing protein yields the protein MKGLRVDAVLIQAVIAGALSFAHLHDLAYAAGQTGWKAWAYPVSVDLLLVAAWRRLRTARRDRSAWTWFAIALCASLGANIATAGLLDLEHVPAWLRILVAGWPALAFLGGTLLVHSPTEPAAPTQAVDEPAALDVDMHRANDPAPAPDPVPELAPATAQALPADAPAVPAALLDHARKIADAHHASTGSPMPADALSARLQLPAPMAHAIAEQLQLT from the coding sequence ATGAAGGGGCTCCGCGTCGACGCCGTACTCATCCAGGCAGTCATCGCCGGCGCCCTGTCCTTCGCCCACCTGCACGACTTGGCCTACGCGGCCGGCCAGACGGGATGGAAGGCCTGGGCCTATCCGGTCTCGGTCGATCTGCTGCTGGTCGCCGCCTGGCGCCGACTGCGTACCGCCCGCCGGGACCGTTCCGCCTGGACCTGGTTCGCGATCGCGCTGTGCGCCTCGCTCGGGGCCAACATCGCCACCGCCGGACTCCTCGACCTGGAGCACGTGCCTGCCTGGCTGCGCATCCTCGTGGCCGGCTGGCCTGCCCTGGCCTTCCTCGGCGGCACCCTCCTCGTGCACTCGCCGACCGAACCGGCCGCTCCTACACAGGCTGTGGATGAACCGGCCGCGCTGGACGTCGACATGCACCGCGCCAACGACCCCGCCCCGGCCCCGGACCCGGTGCCGGAACTGGCACCCGCAACAGCCCAGGCACTCCCGGCCGATGCGCCCGCGGTTCCAGCCGCGTTGCTGGATCACGCACGGAAGATCGCCGACGCACACCACGCTTCCACTGGCTCCCCGATGCCCGCTGACGCTCTGTCGGCCCGGCTCCAACTGCCCGCCCCCATGGCCCATGCAATCGCCGAACAACTCCAACTCACCTGA
- a CDS encoding GntR family transcriptional regulator has product MATGDVTSSAKAKYLQIADDLAAQIRSGALKPGSPVPSETELMTRYSVASGTVRKAVAELRAAQLIETHHGRGSFVRSRPPVQRKSSDRFRRAHRKAGKAAYLAEAEQSGGTPSVNVLYVGPVDAPAEIAERLNVATGTKVLARKRRYFRDGIPTEEATSYLPWDVVKDIPEMFAENPGGGGIYARLEEHGHMLAEFIETVRARLATKAEATALALSPGAPVIHLVRSAFSDDERVVEVCDTIMAADQFVLDYRFAARD; this is encoded by the coding sequence ATGGCGACAGGCGACGTGACATCTTCGGCCAAGGCGAAGTACCTCCAGATCGCGGATGATCTCGCAGCACAGATCAGATCAGGGGCATTGAAGCCTGGGTCTCCGGTACCCAGCGAGACCGAGCTGATGACTCGGTACAGCGTCGCCTCAGGGACCGTACGCAAGGCGGTTGCCGAGCTGCGCGCGGCGCAGTTGATCGAGACCCATCACGGGCGTGGTTCCTTCGTCCGCTCGCGGCCCCCTGTTCAGCGGAAGTCGTCCGATCGTTTTCGTCGGGCGCACCGCAAGGCCGGCAAGGCTGCCTATCTCGCGGAAGCTGAACAGTCTGGCGGCACTCCCTCCGTGAACGTGCTGTACGTCGGCCCTGTCGACGCGCCAGCCGAGATCGCGGAGCGATTGAACGTCGCGACCGGAACCAAGGTTCTAGCCCGCAAGCGCAGGTACTTTCGCGATGGCATCCCCACCGAAGAGGCAACGTCCTACCTGCCATGGGACGTGGTGAAGGACATCCCCGAGATGTTCGCCGAGAACCCGGGCGGCGGTGGTATCTACGCTCGCCTCGAAGAGCACGGTCACATGTTGGCGGAGTTCATCGAGACCGTGAGGGCACGACTGGCCACCAAGGCAGAGGCGACCGCCCTTGCCCTGAGCCCCGGCGCCCCGGTCATCCACCTGGTCCGCAGTGCCTTTTCAGACGATGAACGAGTGGTCGAGGTCTGCGACACCATCATGGCTGCTGACCAGTTCGTTTTGGACTACCGCTTCGCTGCAAGGGACTGA